From a region of the Narcine bancroftii isolate sNarBan1 chromosome 5, sNarBan1.hap1, whole genome shotgun sequence genome:
- the mettl25b gene encoding methyltransferase-like protein 25B, with product MPSLDPHQLSFEQQKQRAVDIARLLSTYIDILDSYVIEFFSENLWEKVPRAWQTTLSALTAPQLASLLLGSKSSVGQVLVWPLSLLAFKAAAHSLALPRQPRGLSPTPPSAGKEPEEFQANRSQSSKLSHLFRRHVKPKKQHEIRRLGRLVKKLCDATGCQHVVDVGSGQGHLSRYLAFEHSLRLTGLEASERLVVAARRYDQEMLHCLQKEAGRQPEGADPILPRAPCHLVRWVDPGMDHEDLLRLLEPRERPAEGVPRADGDGPFVLTGLHACGDLGPAALRRFARCSRALGLATVSCCYMKTDESARDSGYPMSAWVRGLPSYQLPYKLRETACHAVEDFAARLEGESAALCTHCYRAVLEVIVRQLNPTLKRPALQSSKKTHLLPFPDYVRAGLQRLGLDAGAQWDTGQVQAMLEQEGKVLAYFCLSLTLAPAIESLILLDRVIYLQEQGFQCQLLPLFEPRFSPRNFVLVASKVKGQLGHLLCPEGSAEP from the exons GAATTCTTCAGTGAAAACCTGTGGGAGAAAGTGCCTCGTGCCTGGCAGACAACGCTCTCTGCTTTGACTGCTCCGCAACTGGCGTCATTGCTGTTGGGGAGTAAATCTTCTGTTGG CCAGGTGTTGGTGTGGCCACTCTCTCTGCTGGCGTTCAAGGCGGCTGCCCACAGCCTGGCTCTCCCCCGCCAACCTAGGGGCCTATCCCCGACGCCGCCCAGTGCAGGCAAGGAGCCCGAGGAATTTCAGGCCAACAGGAGCCAGAGCTCAAAGCTGAGCCACCTTTTCCGCAGACACGTTAAGCCGAAGAAGCAGCACGAGATCAGGAGGCTGGGCAGA CTGGTGAAGAAGCTGTGCGATGCGACGGGTTGTCAGCATGTGGTGGACGTTGGATCGGGCCAG GGACACCTGTCCCGCTACCTCGCCTTCGAGCACAGCCTTCGGCTCACCGGACTGGAAGCCTCTGAGCGACTGGTGGTGGCAGCGAGGAGGTACGACCAAGAGATGCTACACTGTCTGCAGAAGGAGGCAGGCCGCCAACCCGAG GGTGCAGACCCCATCCTACCCCGAGCGCCCTGCCACCTGGTGCGGTGGGTGGACCCTGGAATGGACCACGAGGACCTCCTGCGCCTGTTGGAGCCAAGGGAGCGCCCGGCTGAGGGGGTGCCCAGGGCGGATGGGGACGGACCCTTTGTGCTGACCGGCCTGCACGCCTGCGGAGACCTTGGCCCGGCTGCCCTGCGCCGGTTTGCCCGCTGCTCCAGGGCCCTAGGGCTCGCCACTGTCTCCTGCTGCTACATGAAGACTGATGAGTCGGCCAGGGACTCCGGCTACCCCATGAGCGCCTGGGTTCGGGGGCTGCCCTCGTATCAGCTGCCCTACAAGCTCAGGGAGACGGCCTGCCATGCCGTGGAAGACTTCGCTGCTCGGCTGGAGGGCGAGAGTGCTGCGCTTTGCACGCACTGCTACCGCGCCGTGCTGGAGGTGATCGTCAGGCAGCTGAACCCCACACTCAAACGGCCGGCTCTGCAGAGCAGCAAGAAGACGCACCTTCTCCCCTTCCCAGA CTACGTCCGGGCAGGATTACAGAGACTGGGTCTGGACGCAGGAGCTCAGTGGGACACGGGACAGGTGCAGGCCATGCTGGAACAGGAGGGCAAGGTGCTGGCCTACTTCTGCCTCAGCCTGACCCTAGCTCCAGCCATCGAAAGCCTCATCCTCTTGGACAGAGTTATCTACCTCCAGGAGCAAG GCTTTCAGTGCCAGCTGCTGCCCTTGTTCGAGCCCCGCTTCTCGCCACGGAATTTTGTGCTGGTGGCGTCCAAGGTCAAAGGTCAGCTCGGCCATCTTCTTTGCCCCGAAGGTTCTGCAGAGCCCTGA